In the genome of Populus nigra chromosome 19, ddPopNigr1.1, whole genome shotgun sequence, the window ATATCCAAACAAAACCTTCTATTACTCATCATTGACAAAGAAAGGCTTCAAAAcaactttctttttctctgGAAGTGGAAAAGCTGGATTTCTGGCAGGGAGCTCCTCCCACTTAAATCCAATGTTTCAAAAACTGACCCAATGATAAACCAGAAAGAACAGAGGCGAGGTGTCAGAACTTCATCCAGGATTACACTGGAGGATAAACATGCCACTGCTCTTTGTGTCAACTCATTCAACTAAACCTATATCCTGAATGTCATTCACGTGCACATAAACCTGTTATTTCATGCAAAAAAGTTAAGCAACtgcaatttttaatttctatcttTTAACTCCTCTCATTCATGCACAACATATGTGCGATTTACTATACTATTGCAAGTGCTTAAAATATCTCATgtgtaatttatttcttaaaaaaacacatgatgTGATTACATTGAACACTCTTGGCAACAGTGCCATTGTGTTTAATAGCAGTGTTTGAGTACTTTAATTCCCCGAGCCTTGGTTCAAGGCTCTAAGATAGTATGCAACAATGAATTTTTGAGACAATAAGGTAGAACCCCGAAATCAACAAGGAGGGTTTCCACCTTGATAACCAGTCTGACCATGTCAATACAGTCCAACTCAGGCTTAGATCAAGAATAGGTAGATGCCCTAAATAAGATGGCACTTTAAGGCAACCAGGTTTCACATTCAAGTCCATTCTGTCTAAAAACGCTGCTCAAAACACTTAATCGAGGTAACGACATGGACCTCAGTCCATCCAAGCCTTTGAGTTATCTCTAATTATTCACATACTAGTGATCTCCTTTTCAAGGATAgtgtacacacacacatgcacacaccaaaaaaaaaaaaaaccctgctcATGAAAGTAGTTGATCAGATACTATGAAAAATCAGCTCACCATCATAGCCTAAAAAGTTGAGGTAATGATAGTACGAGGCTGCCACCATGAACAGCAGGTTTGACAGCAATACAGGTATGAACCCATGGGCAACCAAAAGAGGTGACAGAAAATAATGTATAACTGCAACAAAACCAAGACATCAGTTAAACTTTTCTGACATAAACTGAGGTTGACAATCAAAAGCTGAAACACATATTCGCATAGCACTCACCGTAAAGCATGACAAACATTGGGAAGAAAGAATTGCAGTGCACATCAAATGCATACAGCCTTCAACCAGAaagcagaataaaaaaaacagggtCAGCACTAAGTGTTATCAATGAGGAATATGCAAGTGCGATAAAGACCAGCTATGAAACATCAGAGACGGACATGGCCAAGAATCTATAATGATTTCCAAACAACAATTTGCATGCATACAGTtgttaaaaacatagtttataaACAACCAAGAGCATAAGATTCTATACTTGCCATTCAACCCGTTGCTCAACAACATGACTATTTGGAGCCTCCTCCCGAAGGTATGCATTAGTTAGGAACCTGtatggaaatgaaaaaaagggaaTTGCTATCATGCCAGCTTAGTGCAGCACATATGTGCAAGCTCTAATCACACAAGCATTGGAAGGAAATCAAGAGGTGAAAGATCTAATTATGAATGACAACGGAAAAATGAAGCATCAATGAAAGAAATTCAGAGTTAGTTtcttaatttaggattaaaTTCTCACAAAAAGGGAAAGCACTAAGGCAAGTAATGTCATCTCCAGAtggtaaaacaatattttggaGAATGAAGACTTTAAAGTAACAGATGTTAGAACAAGTACTTCAATTATCTAACTATGCAGAAACCCTTATAATCACTAATGGTACAGAATCTCTCAATCTCTCCATTGCAGTAACAAATATGTGAATACCATTCTTTCACCTGTCAATTGGCAGCATATAATTTTCAAGAATTAAATATCATGTCATGTGCAAGGCTTGtggcatcggcagcaaaaattaaaatgcagagtttttttaagataaacaaGATCTATTTATTAAAGTGCCAATTTTGCATTTACATGGTAATTTAATCCATCATTAGGGGCATTCAAATAAGGGGAGAGCTGAAAAACAAGATAAGCATCATATTACTATCATGTGGACAGTGGTTCTTACCAACAACATGTAGCCAGACCAGctcctgaaattaaaaaatgaaaaaataacacaGAAATAACTACAAAAACAGCATGTCCGGCACTGTGGTCATACctgaaatgaaaagaagagaCCAACAAAGATTTAAACTAGAGGGAACACTCAAAGAACTCGTTGAATACagcaatagaaagaaaaatagtcTTGACAgtaaaaaagggataaaaaacaaattgcactTAAGGGTTTGGCCATGACATAGCTAACTTTGAAGAAGTTAGACATACAAAATGCAGCCTAATCATGCACATGCAACATTACTAGACTTGGAAGCATTGACTCATCATGCATACTCGTAATTAACAACTGAAAGTTTAAACCTTAAACGCATtcaattatcatgaaaaaatagaCAAGAATGTGAAAATTATTCATTATTCCTATCATCGCTATGACAGTCAATCTTGAGAGGTTGTTAAAGGCAGGAAACTTACGCGGCACAATAAGCCAAAGCTGCAACTACCAAAAGGAGGCTGCAGATTACAACAAAAGCAGGGTCGTCACGTGCCCATTGATTCTTAGTTTCTGAAACCaataaaagcaaattaaaagtttttgcATGTGATTTTCTATAGAAAATTTCATAGCTCTAGACCTCCAATGAGTGCATAGGTAAAATTCAAACCATAAACATGATCAAATATACAATCCAAGCCTGGCAATATTGCATTTGAAACATTTGgggcataaaaaacaaacactggTTTTCAATCGAAACATAGATCATATACTCTTAGACTATAAATTAAGAACTAAAAtagaactaaaaataaaaacatttaaagaaaaatcaataagatttattgatttcaaaataaCCACTTAGCACAGCAAGATACAATTTATCTTCATCAACCATAGGATGAAAAAATACAAGATTCTTCAGTTGGAGATGAACTTACGTTTGTGATACTTAGTGTGCTGATAGCTGCATCCATTGTATAATGTAAAGTCAACatgcaaaatgaaaaaactcaATTAGAAACTTGCCAACTAGAAAGTAAACTAAACAATTATACACGCTTGATCCAAACTCTGAACCAGCATTGTAAGTAAAGTTTTCCCCTTCTACATGCGGGTTTTGCggcaaatgaaaaaaacagaagCAGTATAACAGTCTCAATGCTGCAAACTCTTACCAAGCAACACTCATCTTGCCAATTATACACCGATAAAAGATAACATAATAGCAATAGCAAGGACAATGACGAGGAATGTTCAAGTGAAATAATTCTTACACGACTTTTGGTGAGGTGCACAAGTGAAGCATTTGCCAGAAAGTGTATTCAACGTCCATTTGTTGCCACTGCAAAAACACAAGGGTTTGTAAATGCCGCAGCAACCCACACTTAATTGTAGGCACCATCGAAGAAAATAGCAACATCAATAGTCTAGGATAGATGCACGCATTTCTCTCTAACATTGATGAGCACCATAAACTAAAGAATGAATCCTCCTAAACTCgcaattagaaatcaaaacttgcccctcaaaaaaatgaaaaataattaattcataagaACAAGTGCCAAGTATGGTTTAAGACTTGTGAATGAAGCAAACGTCATTACATCCGATTTCAATCACAACCGGAAATTACACAGTGCAGGGAAAATTACAATTTgtgaaagaaattaataaattcaaaggtgaaattaaaaatgttaatggATGGATGGAGTAAAAATGAAAACGAGCGAAAAGAAAGGTTAAGATGGAAGTGAGATctagagagaggagaggagaggaccTTGATGATTCGACGGAGGTACTGACGGAAAGTGGAGGAGTTAGCTCGAGAAGTGGAGGACGATGATGCACGCCCTCTCGATGTTGTAGGCAACATCTTTTTTACTGTTTAATATGTTTGATGATTTGCTTCTTCTTGGTGATTTCaggcaggtttttttttttttttttttttttgcctgctTGATTGGAGATCTGCGCAGAACTTCTCACAGCTTTCTGTGGAGATggtgagaagaagaaaagtaaaAACGACGACgactcttctctctctctcgccaAAAGGAGGAAGTGGGAACTGGGCCAAGGCTTTAACTCTAGACGCGGTTTTTAAACTGGGCTTTGGCTCTAAGCTTCGGAGAAATGATTGTGGCTTTTTTTCGgccttttgggttttttattttgcttttctaCCCATTGAGgtagatttttgttttatgatacGACATTCAAATCCACCTCTTCACTGTGTATACATAGTTCTCggaaagaggaggaggaggaggaggagggaggaggaggaggaggagagggagGAGAGAGACGCTCCCGTgttataatcaatttttttattctaacaatatgttgaattttttacaAGTTGAAACCACCTCTGAAAGCATGTTTAGGAGGAAAAAAGCTGGTAGATGGATGGGATAATCAAgaggattatttatttttaagaatcggtgatatttttaaattaataattacataTCAAGTACAGTCCGACAATCTTTAACGACTAGACTATACTTTGTTTGATTGGTACAAACAGACACGTAATCATCAACTAACTAAGCATGTAGCATCTGGTTCCAATATGGTATTTGTGTAATCCAATCCAAGTAATCTTTCAAGAACTCATCCTTTTAATGCTAAAGCTTCATCATCAATTTCTGGAGATTATTTATAGCCCCGGCCCTTTACTGTCCTGCAACCACACCCAGTAATTAATAGATCCTTCATGATCTTTGATAACAAACCCAGTTTTCGTTGACAATTCAACATATATCCACATTACATTTGTGATATCGCTTAAGTATCAGGCTCCTGCCATCTTTGTTTCATTGAACCACTCGAGCTAGGTTGAAGAGATCAAAGATTTTGAACTGAGCTCTCTAGGGTTCCAAAAACACAAGAGCCCCATGTATTACACGATAAACTGTTGACATTTCATTGCTTCATTCCATCACATTCCTCTGAGTCCATACTGCTTATAAGATAACTGATATTTTTGTGAGCATTTTCTCATCTAGcattaaaaacaaactaaaaattcAGTCGGTGTCAAAATTCTCATCAATTCTAGTTCTTGCCAACACACTActagaaaatcaataaatataaacaaaaataacaagggACATATTCCCTCAGTATatttccctcggtatataccgaaagaattacagtgggaaaaaaaattaaaacaaagcaaaaaaaataatgacgtgttatttttaccaacaaaattaccgatggaataaattcCGTCAGTAAATTTCATCTGTAAATTCGTTGGTAAACTATgaacattgttcatcatgtcaattacaaagagaatcaccgacggaattttccgtTAGTATTTTCTagagagctccagaactgttcactttccaattgcactgttaattgttattCTTTATGGACAAGATCACCAACAATTTGAAAAGtcatcggtgttatttggctgttttttgaaaaaatttaattgatttaaaattttcatttaaatattacagatgaaATCACCGGCGGATTGAAAAATCGTCTGTAATTGTTagcggtttctgaaaactttttacgaaattaaaaatttaaattaaaaaattaaaaaaaatattaatatttaattatccgtcggtaaattcgtCGCTAACACGCCCCAATAAAAACATCACAAGAGACAGACtcatttcttattattcttcttcttctacttcttcttcttcactatatgtaaaaaacatcaatatctatttctttctcttcttttctctcctcatctccttctttttttctcaatgctcgggtatatcttctttttttttttatcctcttttttttttaattaatatgctttatgaattttttttctctccttagcttcacttgcaactacattaaggtaagatttttctttttttcttcttttttcatgatttttctcactatatttattttttattttatttttaattgtttttgttcttaataattgtataaatgttgttgtgagatatatttttttcatatgagatcaatttttagttgatttatttataggatttttaaatttttagcaattgcaacttcatttttttcatatgaatttttttagttgaatttatcttttcattttatttatttgttgcaaatttgtttgagttgattttcttattcttttttacaagcattttgagtatatattatacagtgttgaattatgttaatttaattattttataattttataaaatgaatttttaaaatgtttttaaatcattaccgacagaaatttccgtcggtaaatccattggtaataaaaaaattattaccgagagatataccgacgaaataaagcgggtaattttatttttttattaacaatggatttattgacagataaaaaaataccgatgaaagattcaccgaTGGAGCATATCCGTCGATGaattaattaccgacggaatatatgTCTTACACTAACAGAAAAATTTTAtcggtaaaactattaaatcttgAAGTGATTGAGCAAAAAAACCATGAACAAACATGTTTCTTGTTTCATAGGAGATttacaaaatatatacataatcaTTAGAAATATTAGtgacttttttatttagtcaaaacataaaaaaatcctgCAAGACTGTCTTGATTTATCAATTAACCAGTGAACCTGGCACTAAATAATTTTGtattcaatcaaacaataaaaaataattatgctaCGAGGGGAAAAAATGAATGTATGTTCTTGTGGAAAAATATACACGAAACAATCAATATCCAACCCTCATATTGAATTCATAATTGTGAATTCATAAATTCACAATTTACAAGCAGACCCGTAAATTGTGAAGAATCTATCTCTCTATTTTCTCTGAAAATATTCAAGGCCTTGGGCCAATAAATGGGATACTGCTACAGCCACGCAGCAGAACTAAGCAAAATTCTGGGCACATTTGACGGGACAAGAACAGGAATTTATCCTGGCCAATTAGCTGTGTTTCTGGTACAATGTCACCAACCGCCATATCAACACTAACCAGACAATCAGCATTACTGTAAAAACAGTGATTGTACAGCCATAGTACCCAAACGTCCCAGGATGCACCGCTTGCtctcataattaaaaattaaaagaaaacggTGCGTTTAAAaaatcactgttttttttttaatttaatttcaagataCCCCCGAACATACTTTAAATTTCTCaatcagtttatatatatatatatatatatatatatatatatatatatatatatatatattcctataAGTTTTCTAGGAGAAATTTCTGAGGCATATATTTTATCCAGCAGTTTAAATTCAAAACCAGCGATATCTTAATCAGCAGGAACAGCATACCAGAAGGGCAGTATTTCTGTACATCtttgaaattcaaaactattgcgAGCTCAGAAGCAGAAAAAAGAAGATGctaaataagaaacaaataaatttccAGTAAATCATCAGtgatttaatttttcctttcacCAAATGAGTAAAACCACTGCTGTGATCTAAACCTTTCTTTCCCTAAAtctagattattatttttttctcacacCCGACGAAACAAAACCAGAAACCAAACAGCTTCTGTCATACCCTCTTGTCAAACCTCAAACCTTCCTAACCTCTCAGCAAACGTATGATCGGTCCATCCAATCTCTAATCTTCTCACTTAACAACCCATTTGTAATTATAACTAATCCCATAATTAATCTTATTTCCATTAATATTCCTAATTAGCCACTACTTTTCTTCCCAATCCCAACCATATAGTTGCTCACTTCCTTTCTAATCATCTCTTGCATAACTGCTAACAACTCCGGCGCAAACGTCATCGTTTTCTGAACATCTCCGGTTAACAATTCTTTAGTACCAACCCCATCTCTCCCCAACTGTCCAGACTCCATCCCCAGAGTGGACAACGTAAGCTCAGTCGAAACGCCGTCGTCGTTGCTAATTCCAGTTTCTACAACTGGCATGTTTTCGCTTGCCAGCATAGATGACGTCACCGGCAACCCAGCATCACTGACGTCAGATCCCGAAGGAGTACTGGCCCTCTTGTGAACCGAAGACGACGACCCCGTTTTAGCAGATTTCTCCTTCACTCCATCTTCATTAACCGTTCCATCATTCTCAATCAAGTCCGCGTATTTCCTCTTTAACGTGGAGTTCCAATGATTTTTGATTGCGTTGTCCGTACGTCCATCGAGGAGTCTTGCTATGGTAGCCCATTTATTACCATACTTGGCATGAGCATTGATGATGATCTCATCTTCTTCGCGTGTAAACGCTCTGTGCTCCACCTCCGGTGACAGCTGATTACACCATCGTAACCTGCAGGATTTCCCGGATCGGCCCGGTACTGCTCTTGCTATCATCGTCCAGTTACGCGGCCCATGTTTTATCACCAAATGCTTCAGCAGATCATCTTCTTCCGGGCTCCATGGTCCCTTAACCCGATTATTATCCATCAAAAACCCTGAAGGAGATGAGACGATGGTTTTAAAATAGAGAGGTTCTCTGTGTTGAACAGGAGGGGGGAGGAGGAAGCGGGACTTTATAGGGGATGGATTAGGAGAAGTGATTAAACCGGTTAAGGGAAATACGTGGATATATAGAAAGCGGATACTGGAATTTTTCAGTTACCGGTTTTAATTATACAACTGTATAACTGCCACGTAGGTCCTCGGATTACTGAGAATCTAACAGGATAAACTCGGCAGGTTTGGGAATTTGAAGGATTTTAATTTTCTCGCGGTAGTTACCATAACTGATTACTCCTTTTAATGGGTTGTTTCCTGTTTGGTATTGGCGTTTGCGGCGTGGCTAGTTGTAGTTGTCTAAAtctcattaataaaattaaaaggtgttTATGATACTTGtcatttaaagtgttttttatataaaataaataaagaaactaTTAGTCATTTATTTCATTCCATGGTAATATTTGTTTGAATATGGTAAccaaaatcaagtttaaaattgaattatataaccaaaaaaaaagtggcatatgaaataatatttcattttagtaaatatattaaaaaaattgtagattaaaataaaaatgttttcataaatatttttattttgtgaaataatagttgaaattgagatttttattcaaaaaaatgagatatttaaaaaaataataattttattttttatgtgaatgactgtaaatgacaaacaaatatagatttttttatcatcgtGAAAGAGAAATtccaaaaacaagaaagaaaggaaatttcAAGAAATGGCATTTTTATTCTTCCTGTCAATCATCATCATAAATAACAATAAGATTTGGATTTGTGATTCCGAAGATAAATTTCAGGAAATGataaatctatttaattaacaattaaattcggatctttgataaaaaaaaattaaaaacgacAAATCTATTCATTGTACAAGTATTGAAAAACCAGTGCATACGatattaatgaatttgaaataatattctTATCTATATATTTCAAAGGCATAAGAGGgagaaaaattatcaattgaaaataaagaaaattattcaaTACACCGAGAGGTGTCTCgtgtaaaaaaagaattagaatgttttttataagggcactcctttttttattttgagagaaACTACAACTTTTAATATGCCTCTTCGAAGAACAAATTTAATCATcaagaataataaatatataaaaactacaagagaaagaaatcaaaataaacttaaaaaataatatttctgatTTTCGACTTTCATTCTGTAGTTTTTAGTTTGCAAAGTGAGCTTTTAATATGTGTTTGTATtcttaattgagttaattggagagtgaacttttaatttaattatttttataacataactgagtttttatttattttcttgttcatttcttttttaatctaaattaattgtGCATGAAATATACCAGTTATATACAgaatgttgtaacccatttttgggtccccaaataaatgaaataaaataaatagccaaaggaggttagaaaaataacaggaggcagaagcgctcagcaaatggtcagaaaaatcagtcaagaaggttaaaaatacaaagattggatttttgacagtatattcttgaaggatgagagccctgttgagaaggaaaatttgaaatttgaggagaaaagcccaaatttggaggtttatggacttaattggatttttaattgaatttataggggattgattgcaagaaaaattgatttttaagtcaatttgggctttaattagaagaaatttaagttcgggggccaaaatatattttttaggaatttattgggtcaaatcaggggcttaattgcataaatattgaagtttaagggccaattagggacttaattgaagaaattcgaaaccagggaccaaattgaagaagacgcgtaagtataggggctggaattaattgattcaggggcctaattgaagaaatttgaagttatttggtcaattgagggctcaattgcataattcagaggccaaggaccaaagtgaaaaacgcggccaaatatagagacggggttcgaattcggcagggatgcaattgaagggacaaaagatgattgagggctgatttggactttggcgcgttctggcgccacatttaaatgaaacagcgcgttttatccaaaacgacgccgtttcatccattcaaaaaaaaaaaaaaaaagggaaagagcagaacggtgtcgttttgaacgacactgttcatctttcttcttcccccccgaacaggcagcggggaagaaggaaaaaatgttgcttttttttttgaatttttttggccggcacctctctctctcgcctggagcccaccgaccgaacacaatggccgaccacccaccgcgcaccactcgccgaacctcggcagccgtgcccatggccgaccagccggctgcccccccatgtgagctgtaaaaaaGTCAtgcccttggctctataaatgggAGCCAAGGACGCTGAACCAAAGGGACCGAGAGGGAAGGGACCcgaaagagggagaaagaaaaaacagaggggaagaagaacaaaaaaaaacagaggaaagaaaaacagaggagaagaaaaaaggcaagaaaaaaaaaagaagcaggagAAGGAGAGGCTGAAatggaggaggaaaaaaaaaaaagaagagagagaggagaggagaaataACACAGAAGcagtagagaagaagaagagccaaCCTTCGGTCAGCAACCACCAGCAAaaccaccaccagcaccactGTCAGCTCCTCTACCCAAGCTCATCGTCGCAGGTAACTCTTCCCctgttcatcttcttgcatgcagaacgtgcactgtgcacgttctgcaagcaagaaattaattagctggttactgtgcaggggcacagtaaccggctaattaattCCCCCGGTTACTATGCAggtctaattaattaacatgttactGTGCAGGTGCACAGTAGCCACCTAATTAATTAACGGGTTACTGTGCTTATGCACAGTACCTCGGTCACTATTTGTGCACAGTACCCGGTCACTATTTGTGCACAGTATCTCAGTCACTGTTGTGTACAGTATCCCGTCACAAAAGAAGCATGATGGcctgttgggccgagatcggcccaacccagtctgggccgagatcggcccaaccttTCTTTgttgggctgagtccggcccattTATTTGGTCCGTCCCAGcccgatttgtttttatattatatattataatatgttatgtgtatatatgtatatatatatatatatataaaatatgataattaaaaatatatatatatttggaaaaatctaaaaaaatatggttgatttttttgcatatttttatcaaagtggttTAAtgttggtttgtatttttataccgtaaagatacaaaatccagttttaaaatacccggttttcatcaaaacatcaaagattttcaaagcaaaaaatgtcttttgctttcaaaaattttctaaaaaatatctttaaaaatattgttgatttttctgcatttgttttatcaaagtggattaatatttggttatatttttatactgtaagaatacaaacccagtattaaaatacccgatttgcgtcaaaacatcaaaaaatacataattacaaaaaaaaaatgttttgttttcatgcatacggcctagtctctccaatatatatatataaatattataacaacatattttcacacaacaaaggaaatttcaaaaatcaatatatgtattagcatgcattttggctttaataaccagtttattcaagctatgagaactaggccaatatttcaaaaattctaaaaaaatctttttgtcttcttttagtatttgggattaagaatttatatgtaaaatgtattcctgatattaaaaatatagcttttttacatagacattaggatggttaggttttacccgataagataaggacctccttattgaggaggacttttcttgaaccatagacggaccaacatacatagacattagaacggttaggtttttacccgataagataaggacctccttattgaggaggacttttcttgaaccatggacggcccaacaactaggaaacacaacgagaccttgaattttatcagacaaataaacaatgcagcttaccttaggtagggcgtatttggggtgctaataccttccctttacgcaaccagtccccgtgcccgatctctgagaccatttagggttcctagtgaccaagatactaggtggcgactcccacacctttttttactgctaagagacaaagaactccttgtctcaccATATTTACTAGATATATACCCCCCATCACACATtcgagggtggacgatcgccgcgacgtcgcgcaccccgcgacacaGAATATGTGA includes:
- the LOC133679665 gene encoding transcription factor MYB73-like; this translates as MDNNRVKGPWSPEEDDLLKHLVIKHGPRNWTMIARAVPGRSGKSCRLRWCNQLSPEVEHRAFTREEDEIIINAHAKYGNKWATIARLLDGRTDNAIKNHWNSTLKRKYADLIENDGTVNEDGVKEKSAKTGSSSSVHKRASTPSGSDVSDAGLPVTSSMLASENMPVVETGISNDDGVSTELTLSTLGMESGQLGRDGVGTKELLTGDVQKTMTFAPELLAVMQEMIRKEVSNYMVGIGKKSSG
- the LOC133679401 gene encoding uncharacterized protein LOC133679401 isoform X3 encodes the protein MLPTTSRGRASSSSTSRANSSTFRQYLRRIIKWQQMDVEYTFWQMLHLCTSPKVVYQHTKYHKQTKNQWARDDPAFVVICSLLLVVAALAYCAAYDHSAGHAVFVVISVLFFHFLISGAGLATCCWFLTNAYLREEAPNSHVVEQRVEWLYAFDVHCNSFFPMFVMLYVIHYFLSPLLVAHGFIPVLLSNLLFMVAASYYHYLNFLGYDGYRFS
- the LOC133679401 gene encoding uncharacterized protein LOC133679401 isoform X1; this encodes MLPTTSRGRASSSSTSRANSSTFRQYLRRIIKWQQMDVEYTFWQMLHLCTSPKVVYQHTKYHKQTKNQWARDDPAFVVICSLLLVVAALAYCAAYDHSAGHAVFVVISVLFFHFLISGAGLATCCWFLTNAYLREEAPNSHVVEQRVEWLYAFDVHCNSFFPMFVMLYVIHYFLSPLLVAHGFIPVLLSNLLFMVAASYYHYLNFLGYDVLPFLERTTFFLYPIGVVIVLSPILILSGFNPSRYFMNVYFSQRV
- the LOC133679401 gene encoding uncharacterized protein LOC133679401 isoform X2, translated to MLPTTSRGRASSSSTSRANSSTFRQYLRRIIKWQQMDVEYTFWQMLHLCTSPKVVYQHTKYHKQTKNQWARDDPAFVVICSLLLVVAALAYCAAYDHSAGHAVFVVISVLFFHFLISGAGLATCCWFLTNAYLREEAPNSHVVEQRVEWLYAFDVHCNSFFPMFVMLYVIHYFLSPLLVAHGFIPVLLSNLLFMVAASYYHYLNFLGYDGLCARE